The window CCTTGAACGCGTACTGAAGATTTTCGACTGCCTGGAGTGTATGTGGAGGAGCGTCTCTGTTCCATCTTGAATGAAGTGGGTGGCCTGACAGTGGATGCTGGAACCCTGGGACCTACTGACAATCTTTTTGCGAAGGGCCTTACTTCCTTCTCAACCGTCACCGTCATGCTGGCGTTGGAAGAGGAGTTCGAAGTCTCCTTTCCTGACACACTGCTAACGCGTGAGACCTTCACCAGCATTACCTCTCTCTCCAATGCGATCCGAGGTTTGCAAGGATGAACCCTGCAAGCACGAGGGACACGACGTCTCTGTTTCAACATGCAGTGGAAGTCGCGGCAACGTATGCGGATGCAGTGGAT is drawn from Terriglobus sp. RCC_193 and contains these coding sequences:
- a CDS encoding acyl carrier protein; this encodes MEERLCSILNEVGGLTVDAGTLGPTDNLFAKGLTSFSTVTVMLALEEEFEVSFPDTLLTRETFTSITSLSNAIRGLQG